A portion of the Candidatus Nitrosotenuis aquarius genome contains these proteins:
- a CDS encoding sensor histidine kinase produces the protein MKLGSQLAIVFAIIISLIVPAIYFASTTISTMIDSNEQLKFFNITLSQDQMYAVLVSALSTLVSVAVFFSLYVYLQKNVISQLNKVPLSVSYILRGKANYKMEIQGSDEIEQIGKSFDLLRTSIKKKIEIEHELHQSRSELENERLITIGLIASRLAHDIRNPLSVIKNTVEIMRLKFKDNMDDKVEKQLDMLAKSIARISHQIEDVLDYVRESPLQIKEIPFKELLDSILNSIKKPDTITIVRPESDAMLNCDPKKLEVVIVNLIINAIQAIKENGEIKIRLTEQTGAYLIDVEDSGPGIPEDKIDRIFEPLFTTKQTGTGLGLASCKNIIEQHGGKISVSNGPTRFTIKLPKTPPKPKAS, from the coding sequence ATGAAGTTAGGCTCGCAACTTGCAATTGTTTTTGCAATTATTATATCATTAATTGTTCCTGCAATTTACTTTGCAAGCACTACAATATCTACAATGATTGATTCTAATGAACAACTAAAATTTTTCAACATAACACTAAGCCAAGATCAGATGTATGCTGTCTTGGTGTCCGCCCTATCAACACTGGTTTCTGTGGCCGTATTCTTTTCATTGTATGTGTACTTACAAAAAAATGTCATATCGCAACTAAACAAGGTGCCACTGTCCGTATCCTACATTCTTCGAGGCAAGGCGAACTACAAAATGGAAATCCAGGGAAGCGATGAGATAGAACAAATTGGCAAATCATTTGATCTTCTTAGAACATCTATCAAAAAGAAAATAGAGATAGAACACGAGCTGCATCAGTCAAGATCGGAGCTCGAAAACGAACGACTAATCACCATAGGTCTTATTGCATCAAGGTTAGCACACGATATTCGAAATCCACTATCTGTTATCAAAAATACCGTTGAAATAATGCGGCTAAAGTTCAAGGACAACATGGATGACAAGGTAGAAAAACAACTAGACATGCTTGCAAAATCCATTGCAAGAATTAGCCATCAAATCGAGGATGTGCTAGACTATGTGAGAGAAAGTCCTCTCCAAATAAAGGAGATACCGTTTAAAGAATTGTTGGATTCTATATTGAATTCAATCAAAAAACCAGATACTATAACCATAGTAAGGCCAGAAAGTGATGCCATGCTTAACTGTGATCCAAAAAAACTTGAGGTAGTGATTGTTAATCTAATAATAAACGCAATTCAGGCAATCAAAGAAAATGGGGAAATCAAAATACGGCTAACTGAACAAACTGGGGCATATCTAATTGACGTTGAGGACTCTGGGCCAGGCATTCCGGAGGACAAAATAGACCGAATCTTTGAACCATTGTTTACCACAAAACAGACAGGAACCGGCCTTGGGCTTGCCAGCTGCAAAAATATCATAGAGCAACACGGCGGCAAGATATCTGTGAGCAACGGCCCTACCAGATTTACCATAAAACTGCCAAAAACCCCGCCCAAGCCAAAGGCATCGTAG
- a CDS encoding response regulator, with amino-acid sequence MEQNDVVIIEDSPAICLRLKEFCQKLNFGKIHITKSGTEGIRAFKEYMDTKKPPLVFLDYNLPDMDGISVIAQILDLRPETRVILETALDKTDQKVRDVISYGAYGYLSKPYGYEEVRQIVETIRKEDLNTRDNSQDMEIIRMFLKNYSRISMAMLTECTGKNKTDLSTILEGFEKNGNIVKSGTLKEISCGKCGTVKVKQFFHCPSCYSYNFKKDKVIEHYGCGNIGPARTYKNEKCPACNNDVKVLGADYRLIENFYFCNDCGGKFPELQWNFRCLNCNNKFELDNAAWRESTGYKIITI; translated from the coding sequence GTGGAGCAAAACGATGTAGTCATAATAGAAGATAGCCCGGCCATATGTTTGAGGCTAAAAGAATTCTGCCAAAAGCTAAACTTTGGCAAAATCCACATTACAAAGAGCGGCACAGAAGGAATCCGGGCATTCAAAGAATACATGGATACAAAAAAACCACCATTGGTTTTTCTGGACTATAATCTTCCAGACATGGATGGAATTTCAGTCATTGCGCAAATTCTGGATTTGAGGCCAGAAACGCGTGTCATTTTGGAAACAGCACTGGATAAAACTGATCAGAAGGTGCGCGATGTCATATCGTATGGCGCATATGGGTATCTATCAAAACCATATGGTTATGAGGAGGTTCGCCAAATAGTGGAAACAATACGAAAAGAAGACCTAAACACGCGGGATAACTCCCAAGACATGGAAATAATCCGAATGTTTCTCAAAAATTATTCCAGAATAAGCATGGCGATGCTAACTGAATGCACGGGCAAAAACAAAACGGATCTTAGTACAATACTAGAAGGGTTTGAGAAAAACGGCAACATTGTCAAGTCTGGAACACTGAAGGAGATCAGCTGCGGAAAATGCGGCACAGTCAAGGTAAAGCAGTTCTTTCATTGCCCGTCTTGCTATAGCTATAATTTCAAAAAAGACAAAGTGATTGAGCACTATGGTTGTGGCAATATTGGCCCAGCCAGAACATACAAAAACGAAAAATGTCCAGCATGCAACAACGATGTCAAGGTCTTGGGTGCGGATTACAGGCTGATTGAAAACTTTTATTTTTGCAATGACTGTGGGGGCAAGTTCCCAGAACTACAGTGGAATTTTAGGTGCCTTAACTGCAATAATAAATTCGAGCTAGACAACGCAGCATGGCGTGAAAGCACGGGCTATAAAATAATCACAATCTAG